One Kineococcus radiotolerans SRS30216 = ATCC BAA-149 DNA window includes the following coding sequences:
- a CDS encoding YlxR family protein encodes MSRVDGGPQDLAGPVRTCVGCRRRDSRSVLLRVVVAPDGVGNLLVDVRRRLPGRGAWLHSSSACLEQAEKRRALPRALRRPAPVDVTGVRSYLDSCSSGDVVHPTTDESGSNS; translated from the coding sequence GTGTCCCGCGTCGACGGGGGTCCTCAGGACCTCGCCGGCCCGGTGCGCACCTGCGTGGGTTGCCGCCGCCGGGACTCCCGGTCGGTCCTGCTGAGAGTCGTCGTCGCGCCGGACGGGGTGGGCAACCTCCTCGTCGACGTGCGGCGCCGGCTCCCGGGCAGGGGTGCGTGGTTGCACTCGAGCAGCGCGTGCCTGGAGCAGGCGGAGAAGCGACGGGCGTTGCCCCGCGCGCTGCGCCGCCCTGCCCCCGTCGACGTCACTGGCGTACGGTCCTACCTGGACTCGTGCTCCTCCGGGGACGTCGTCCACCCCACCACCGATGAGAGCGGGTCGAACAGCTGA
- a CDS encoding nitrilase-related carbon-nitrogen hydrolase gives MRIAVAQQAATADVAQNLAVLERVAAAAARAGADLLVTPELFTTGYDPGRVHPDPTVLPRVADLARRSGLALVVSEPHEGAITAVVVDRDGTVLGRYVKTHLYGPAERAAFRPGDGTPLVVEVAGLRVGVLVCFDVEFPETVRGLALAGADVVVVPTAILDESVARVLLPARAYENRVALAYANHHGLAADGGTFSGGSLVVGPDGEVLAAAGAEGEALLVVDVDADDLRRAREVVDYLPLRRAETYRRG, from the coding sequence GTGAGGATCGCCGTCGCCCAGCAGGCCGCCACCGCCGACGTGGCGCAGAACCTCGCCGTCCTGGAGCGGGTGGCCGCCGCGGCCGCCCGGGCCGGGGCCGACCTGCTCGTCACCCCGGAGCTGTTCACCACCGGCTACGACCCCGGACGGGTGCACCCCGACCCGACGGTGCTCCCGCGCGTCGCCGACCTCGCCCGCCGCAGCGGCCTCGCGCTGGTCGTCAGCGAACCCCACGAGGGCGCCATCACCGCCGTCGTCGTCGACCGCGACGGCACCGTGCTGGGGCGCTACGTCAAGACCCACCTGTACGGGCCCGCCGAGCGCGCGGCCTTCCGCCCCGGCGACGGGACCCCGCTGGTCGTGGAGGTCGCCGGGCTGCGCGTCGGCGTCCTCGTCTGCTTCGACGTCGAGTTCCCCGAGACCGTGCGCGGCCTGGCCCTGGCCGGGGCCGACGTCGTCGTCGTCCCCACCGCGATCCTCGACGAGAGCGTCGCCCGGGTCCTGCTGCCGGCGCGCGCCTACGAGAACCGCGTCGCCCTCGCCTACGCCAACCACCACGGCCTCGCCGCCGACGGCGGGACCTTCAGCGGCGGGTCCCTCGTCGTGGGGCCGGACGGGGAGGTGCTGGCCGCCGCCGGCGCCGAGGGGGAGGCGCTGCTCGTCGTCGACGTCGACGCCGACGACCTGCGCCGCGCGCGGGAGGTCGTGGACTACCTCCCGCTGCGGCGGGCGGAGACGTACCGGAGGGGCTGA
- the rimP gene encoding ribosome maturation factor RimP, with the protein MPTLDEAVTTVLTPVFAAGSEIGADLALEEVSVTTAGRRQVVRVVVDRAGDEPGDLDLDAVAAASTAVSEALDESGVLGEAPYTLEVSSPGVDRPLTTPRHWSRARGRLVRAVLTDGTALLVRVVSVDEAGVHGTLEPQMVKGKPPRAKDVGAPRDLAWADLVRGEVQVEFRRPGEDVEDLVADPGADDELDELDELDELDDGDEDEQ; encoded by the coding sequence GTGCCGACGCTCGACGAGGCCGTCACCACGGTGCTGACCCCGGTGTTCGCCGCCGGGTCCGAGATCGGTGCCGACCTGGCCCTCGAGGAGGTCAGCGTCACGACCGCCGGCCGCCGGCAGGTGGTCAGGGTGGTCGTGGACCGCGCCGGGGACGAACCGGGCGACCTCGACCTCGACGCCGTCGCCGCCGCCTCCACCGCCGTCTCCGAGGCCCTGGACGAGTCGGGGGTCCTGGGCGAGGCGCCCTACACCCTCGAGGTCTCCTCCCCGGGGGTGGACCGCCCCCTGACCACGCCGCGCCACTGGTCGCGCGCCCGGGGCCGGCTGGTCCGCGCGGTGCTGACCGACGGGACGGCGCTGCTGGTGCGGGTCGTCTCCGTCGACGAGGCCGGGGTGCACGGCACGCTCGAACCGCAGATGGTCAAGGGCAAGCCCCCGCGGGCCAAGGACGTCGGGGCCCCGCGCGACCTCGCCTGGGCGGACCTGGTGCGGGGCGAGGTGCAGGTGGAGTTCCGCCGCCCCGGCGAGGACGTGGAGGACCTGGTCGCCGACCCGGGGGCCGACGACGAGCTGGACGAGCTGGACGAGCTGGACGAGCTGGACGACGGGGACGAGGACGAGCAGTGA
- a CDS encoding endonuclease/exonuclease/phosphatase family protein, with protein sequence MSTPTPAPGAPLRVMTWNLWWRFGDWRARREAILAVLAQERPDVVGLQEVWADEGENLAQWLGERLGMHVAWSPSPAPQRWRRRLAWNGEDPAVVDGLQFGNAVLSRHPLLDQEVRELPGGGDEDEGRTALKVLVDAPRRPLPFTTTHLNSSPAESAVRVEQVRALVPFVVGGHRRGEHYPPVLTGDFNAVAESDELRLAGGYLTPGPVPGVVLVDSWRFAAPDDPGFTWDRRNPFVARVHQPSARIDHVLVGLPPFTGEGSVRDVRLVATEPVGGVWASDHAAVVVDLEP encoded by the coding sequence ATGAGCACCCCGACCCCCGCGCCCGGTGCACCGCTGCGCGTGATGACCTGGAACCTCTGGTGGCGCTTCGGCGACTGGCGAGCGCGCCGGGAGGCGATCCTCGCGGTGCTCGCGCAGGAACGTCCCGACGTGGTCGGGCTGCAGGAGGTCTGGGCCGACGAAGGGGAGAACCTCGCGCAGTGGCTCGGCGAGCGGCTCGGGATGCACGTGGCATGGTCGCCCTCCCCCGCCCCGCAGCGCTGGCGGCGCCGGCTCGCGTGGAACGGGGAGGACCCCGCGGTCGTCGACGGCCTGCAGTTCGGCAACGCCGTCCTCAGCCGCCACCCCCTCCTCGACCAGGAGGTCCGCGAACTGCCCGGGGGCGGGGACGAGGACGAGGGGCGGACGGCCCTGAAGGTCCTGGTGGACGCCCCCCGCCGCCCGCTGCCGTTCACCACCACGCACCTGAACTCCTCCCCGGCCGAGTCGGCCGTGCGGGTGGAGCAGGTCCGCGCGCTGGTCCCCTTCGTCGTGGGGGGGCACCGGCGCGGTGAGCACTACCCGCCCGTCCTCACCGGGGACTTCAACGCCGTCGCGGAGTCCGACGAGCTGCGCCTGGCCGGGGGGTACCTCACCCCCGGACCCGTCCCGGGGGTCGTCCTGGTGGACTCCTGGCGCTTCGCCGCGCCCGACGACCCCGGCTTCACCTGGGACCGGCGCAACCCGTTCGTGGCGCGGGTGCACCAGCCCAGCGCGCGCATCGACCACGTCCTCGTCGGGCTGCCGCCCTTCACCGGGGAGGGCTCGGTGCGCGACGTGCGCCTGGTCGCCACCGAACCCGTCGGGGGCGTGTGGGCCAGCGACCACGCGGCCGTCGTGGTGGACCTGGAACCCTGA
- the infB gene encoding translation initiation factor IF-2: MAKVRVYELAKEFGVESKVVLATLKEMGEFVRSASSTVEPPVIRRLKDKFPTEGGAASRPAPAVKPGPRLPQGARPGPAPAARPQAPAPAQPAPPQPAPAAASTPAPAPAPAPRPAEPAANPAPAAPPAFQAPAPAPAERPAAAQRPAAPAPQRPAPAGRPSTPPVSGGPGQGPRPGARPGGPGAPGARPGAPGAGGPGARRPGPGDRPERSERPDRGDRPQGDRPRSDRPQGERQQGDRPQGDRPGRPGAPGGAPRPGAGAPRPGNNPFAPSQGMPRSQGDRPGGAPRPGNNPFASNQGMPRPQGGPRPTPAGPGGPRPGGPRPNPGMMPARPTVGRPGAGPGAGRPGAPGRGGPGGARGGAGGGFAGRPGGPSAGGGGGGFAGRPGGGGGGPRGNRGGTQGAFGRAGGRPVRGRKSKRAKRQEYEAMQAPAVGGVSVRHGDGTTVLRIRRGASLSDFAERIDADPAALVTILFHLGEMATATQSLDEDTFQLLGGELGYVIEVVSPEDEERELLAGFSIDLDAELEAEGDDDLSARPPVVTVMGHVDHGKTKLLDAIRSSDVVAKEAGGITQHIGAYQVVKEHEGIERPITFIDTPGHEAFTAMRARGAKVTDIAILVVAADDGVMPQTIEALNHAQAADVPIVVAVNKVDKEGANPDKVRQQLTEYNLVAEEYGGDTMFVDVSARQGTGLDSLLEAVLLTADASLDLRANSDKDARGIAIEGNLDKGRGPVATVLVQSGTLHVGDAIVAGTGYGRVRAMLDENGDAVQEATPSRPVQVLGLTSVPGAGDTFLVAPDDRTARQIAEKREAQERNAALAKARKRITLEDFTKALQQGKVETLNLILKGDGAGSVEALEDALFKIDVGDEVELRVIDRGVGAVTKNNVNLAVASNAIIIGFNVRPEQQTKEYADREGVDIRFYSVIYAAIEDVEASLKGLLKPEFEEVQLGTAEVREIFRSSKFGNIAGTLVRSGLIRRNSKARVLRRGVVHGDNLTIESLRRFKDDATEVREGYECGIGLGSYNDLQVDDVIETYEMQEKPRG; this comes from the coding sequence GTGGCAAAGGTCCGGGTCTACGAGCTCGCCAAGGAGTTCGGAGTCGAGAGCAAGGTCGTCCTGGCCACGCTCAAGGAGATGGGCGAGTTCGTGCGTTCTGCGAGCTCCACCGTCGAACCGCCGGTCATCCGGCGGCTGAAGGACAAGTTCCCCACCGAGGGCGGCGCGGCGTCGCGTCCCGCCCCGGCGGTCAAGCCGGGTCCCCGCCTGCCCCAGGGCGCCCGTCCGGGTCCCGCACCCGCGGCGCGTCCGCAGGCACCGGCCCCGGCGCAGCCGGCGCCCCCGCAGCCGGCACCCGCCGCTGCGAGCACCCCCGCCCCGGCACCGGCCCCCGCGCCGCGCCCGGCGGAGCCGGCCGCGAACCCCGCGCCGGCCGCACCCCCGGCCTTCCAGGCTCCGGCACCCGCTCCGGCGGAGCGTCCGGCCGCCGCCCAGCGTCCCGCGGCCCCCGCGCCGCAGCGCCCGGCCCCGGCCGGCCGTCCCTCGACCCCGCCCGTCTCGGGCGGTCCCGGTCAGGGTCCCCGTCCCGGTGCGCGTCCCGGCGGCCCGGGTGCTCCCGGTGCCCGTCCCGGCGCTCCCGGCGCCGGTGGTCCTGGGGCGCGCCGTCCCGGCCCGGGCGACCGTCCCGAGCGCAGCGAGCGTCCCGACCGCGGTGACCGTCCCCAGGGCGACCGCCCCCGCAGCGACCGTCCCCAGGGCGAGCGTCAGCAGGGCGACCGCCCCCAGGGCGACCGTCCGGGTCGTCCCGGCGCGCCCGGTGGCGCTCCCCGTCCCGGGGCCGGTGCTCCGCGCCCGGGCAACAACCCGTTCGCGCCCAGCCAGGGGATGCCCCGTTCGCAGGGTGACCGCCCCGGTGGGGCTCCGCGCCCGGGCAACAACCCGTTCGCGTCCAACCAGGGCATGCCGCGTCCGCAGGGCGGGCCCCGTCCCACCCCGGCCGGTCCCGGTGGTCCCCGTCCGGGTGGCCCCCGTCCCAACCCCGGCATGATGCCGGCGCGCCCGACGGTCGGCCGTCCGGGTGCCGGTCCCGGCGCGGGTCGTCCCGGTGCTCCGGGCCGCGGTGGCCCCGGCGGTGCCCGCGGTGGCGCCGGCGGTGGCTTCGCCGGTCGTCCCGGTGGTCCCAGTGCCGGTGGTGGCGGCGGCGGTTTCGCCGGTCGTCCCGGTGGTGGCGGCGGTGGTCCCCGCGGCAACCGCGGCGGCACCCAGGGCGCGTTCGGTCGCGCCGGTGGCCGTCCGGTGCGGGGCCGCAAGTCCAAGCGCGCGAAGCGCCAGGAGTACGAAGCGATGCAGGCGCCCGCCGTCGGCGGCGTCTCGGTCCGCCACGGTGACGGGACCACGGTCCTGCGCATCCGTCGCGGCGCCTCGCTGAGCGACTTCGCCGAGCGCATCGACGCCGACCCCGCGGCGCTGGTCACGATCCTCTTCCACCTCGGTGAGATGGCGACCGCGACGCAGTCGCTGGACGAGGACACGTTCCAGCTGCTCGGCGGCGAGCTCGGCTACGTCATCGAGGTCGTGTCCCCGGAGGACGAGGAGCGCGAGCTGCTCGCCGGGTTCTCCATCGACCTCGACGCCGAGCTCGAGGCCGAGGGCGACGACGACCTGTCGGCGCGCCCGCCGGTCGTCACCGTCATGGGTCACGTCGACCACGGCAAGACGAAGCTGCTGGACGCCATCCGCTCCTCCGACGTCGTGGCGAAGGAGGCCGGTGGCATCACCCAGCACATCGGCGCCTACCAGGTCGTCAAGGAGCACGAGGGGATCGAACGCCCGATCACCTTCATCGACACCCCCGGTCACGAGGCCTTCACGGCCATGCGTGCCCGCGGGGCGAAGGTGACCGACATCGCGATCCTCGTGGTGGCGGCCGACGACGGCGTGATGCCCCAGACCATCGAGGCGCTCAACCACGCCCAGGCGGCCGACGTCCCGATCGTCGTCGCGGTCAACAAGGTCGACAAGGAAGGCGCGAACCCGGACAAGGTCCGGCAGCAGCTGACCGAGTACAACCTGGTGGCCGAGGAGTACGGCGGCGACACGATGTTCGTCGACGTCTCCGCGCGGCAGGGCACGGGCCTGGACAGCCTCCTCGAGGCCGTCCTGCTCACCGCCGACGCCTCGCTGGACCTGCGGGCCAACTCCGACAAGGACGCCCGCGGCATCGCGATCGAGGGCAACCTCGACAAGGGCCGCGGCCCCGTCGCCACCGTCCTGGTCCAGTCCGGGACGCTGCACGTCGGCGACGCGATCGTCGCGGGGACCGGCTACGGCCGCGTCCGCGCGATGCTCGACGAGAACGGCGACGCCGTGCAGGAGGCGACCCCGTCGCGTCCGGTGCAGGTCCTGGGCCTCACCTCGGTCCCCGGGGCCGGCGACACCTTCCTCGTCGCTCCCGACGACCGGACGGCGCGGCAGATCGCGGAGAAGCGCGAGGCGCAGGAGCGCAACGCGGCTCTGGCCAAGGCGCGCAAGCGCATCACGCTGGAGGACTTCACCAAGGCGCTGCAGCAGGGCAAGGTCGAGACCCTCAACCTCATCCTCAAGGGTGACGGGGCCGGCTCGGTCGAGGCCCTCGAGGACGCGCTGTTCAAGATCGACGTCGGCGACGAGGTCGAGCTGCGGGTGATCGACCGCGGTGTCGGTGCGGTGACGAAGAACAACGTCAACCTCGCCGTCGCCTCGAACGCGATCATCATCGGGTTCAACGTGCGCCCGGAGCAGCAGACCAAGGAGTACGCCGACCGCGAGGGCGTCGACATCCGCTTCTACTCGGTCATCTACGCGGCCATCGAGGACGTCGAGGCGTCCCTGAAGGGTCTGCTCAAGCCCGAGTTCGAAGAGGTCCAGCTCGGCACGGCGGAGGTCCGCGAGATCTTCCGCTCGTCGAAGTTCGGCAACATCGCGGGGACGCTGGTCCGCTCGGGTCTGATCCGACGCAACTCCAAGGCGCGCGTCCTGCGCCGGGGTGTCGTGCACGGGGACAACCTGACGATCGAGTCGCTGCGACGCTTCAAGGACGACGCCACCGAGGTCCGCGAGGGCTACGAGTGCGGCATCGGCCTGGGGTCGTACAACGACCTCCAAGTCGACGACGTCATCGAGACGTACGAGATGCAGGAGAAGCCGCGCGGCTGA
- a CDS encoding tryptophan-rich sensory protein: MSSEAVPRGGSPDVLRQAVVVTSAVLGIAGAAIGSGALGGTPIASAAGGALAADATLVAPGGPAFAIWSVVYTGLVGLAVWQALPAHREDARQRATGWLTAVSLVLNAVWIATVQAGQVELSVLVIVALLVVLVAAFGRLLQRAPSSRAEAVLVDGTIGLYLGWVSIATVADVAAALRQNGVSAGEPAWAVGVLGVATAVGVFTAVRGRGRLAYGAGLAWGLGWVAAARAGAEQNTSTTVAVAAGVAATVVAGTTVAARVLSRGRRWRRG, translated from the coding sequence ATGAGCAGCGAGGCGGTCCCCCGCGGTGGTTCCCCGGACGTCCTGCGCCAGGCGGTGGTCGTCACCAGCGCCGTGCTCGGGATCGCCGGGGCCGCGATCGGGTCCGGGGCCCTCGGGGGGACGCCGATCGCCTCCGCCGCGGGCGGGGCGCTCGCCGCCGACGCCACGCTGGTGGCCCCGGGCGGGCCGGCGTTCGCGATATGGAGCGTCGTCTACACCGGCCTCGTCGGACTGGCCGTCTGGCAGGCCCTCCCGGCCCACCGCGAGGACGCCCGCCAGCGCGCGACGGGGTGGCTGACCGCGGTGTCGCTGGTGCTGAACGCGGTGTGGATCGCCACCGTGCAGGCCGGGCAGGTCGAGCTGTCGGTGCTCGTCATCGTCGCGCTGCTGGTGGTGCTCGTCGCCGCGTTCGGGCGGCTGCTGCAGCGGGCGCCGTCCTCGCGTGCCGAGGCCGTCCTGGTGGACGGCACGATCGGGCTGTACCTGGGGTGGGTGTCGATCGCGACGGTGGCGGACGTGGCCGCGGCGTTGCGGCAGAACGGGGTGAGCGCGGGGGAACCGGCGTGGGCCGTGGGGGTCCTGGGGGTCGCCACGGCGGTGGGGGTGTTCACCGCCGTCCGCGGCCGCGGGCGCCTGGCGTACGGGGCGGGTCTGGCGTGGGGGCTGGGCTGGGTCGCCGCCGCGCGGGCCGGTGCGGAGCAGAACACCTCGACGACGGTGGCGGTCGCCGCGGGCGTGGCGGCCACGGTGGTCGCGGGGACCACCGTGGCCGCGCGGGTCCTCAGCCGCGGACGGCGGTGGCGACGCGGCTGA
- a CDS encoding proline--tRNA ligase gives MLMRMSTLFLRTLREDPVEAEVASHKLLVRAGYVRRAAPGIYTWLPLGLKVLRKVEQVVREEMDAAGAQEVHFPALLPREPYEATNRWSDYGDGIFKLKDRKGADYLLAPTHEEMFTLLVKDLYSSYKDLPLSIYQIQTKYRDEARPRAGIIRGREFTMKDSYSFDVDDAGLERSYELHRQAYVRIFERLGLDFVIVSAVSGAMGGSRSEEFLHPTAIGEDTFVRSPGGYAANAEAVTTLAPPAVPFDGLPAAHVEDTPDTPTIETLVAVSNEKHPRADRPWTAADTLKNVFVVLRHPDGTREPLAVGVPGDREVDPKRLEAAVSPAEVEAFEAADFAKHPALVKGYIGPGVLGTEGASGIRYLVDPRVVDGTAWITGADAEGRHVFDLVAGRDFTPDGFVEAAEVKAGDPAPDGSGPLELARGIEIAHIFALGRRFAQALDLKVLDENGKQVVVTMGSYGVGVTRALACVAEGNHDEKGLVWPRALAPADVHVVATGKDPEIFATAERLAGELVAQGLEVLYDDRPKVSPGVKFKDAELIGVPTILVVGKGLAEGLVELKDRRSGDSEQVALDDAVSRVATAVRG, from the coding sequence GTGCTGATGCGGATGTCGACCCTGTTCCTGCGGACCCTGCGGGAGGACCCGGTCGAGGCCGAGGTGGCCAGCCACAAGCTGCTGGTGCGCGCGGGCTACGTCCGGCGCGCGGCGCCGGGGATCTACACCTGGCTGCCGCTGGGCCTGAAGGTGCTGCGCAAGGTCGAGCAGGTCGTGCGCGAGGAGATGGACGCGGCGGGGGCGCAGGAGGTCCACTTCCCCGCGCTGCTGCCGCGGGAGCCCTACGAGGCGACGAACCGCTGGAGCGACTACGGCGACGGCATCTTCAAGCTCAAGGACCGCAAGGGCGCCGACTACCTCCTCGCCCCCACCCACGAGGAGATGTTCACCCTCCTGGTCAAGGACCTGTACTCCTCGTACAAGGACCTGCCGCTGTCGATCTACCAGATCCAGACGAAGTACCGCGACGAGGCGCGTCCGCGCGCCGGCATCATCCGCGGGCGCGAGTTCACCATGAAGGACTCCTACAGCTTCGACGTCGACGACGCGGGCCTGGAGAGGTCCTACGAGCTGCACCGGCAGGCCTACGTCCGGATCTTCGAGCGCCTCGGCCTCGACTTCGTCATCGTCTCGGCGGTGTCGGGGGCCATGGGCGGCTCGCGCAGCGAGGAGTTCCTGCACCCCACGGCGATCGGGGAGGACACCTTCGTCCGCTCTCCCGGCGGCTACGCCGCGAACGCCGAGGCCGTGACGACCCTCGCCCCGCCGGCCGTCCCCTTCGACGGGCTGCCCGCCGCGCACGTCGAGGACACCCCGGACACCCCCACGATCGAGACGCTGGTCGCGGTCTCGAACGAGAAGCACCCCCGCGCCGACCGCCCCTGGACGGCCGCGGACACGCTGAAGAACGTCTTCGTCGTGCTGCGCCACCCCGACGGGACCCGCGAACCCCTGGCCGTCGGCGTCCCCGGGGACCGCGAGGTCGACCCCAAGCGCCTGGAGGCCGCCGTCTCACCCGCCGAGGTGGAGGCGTTCGAGGCCGCCGACTTCGCCAAGCACCCGGCCCTGGTCAAGGGCTACATCGGCCCCGGCGTCCTGGGGACGGAGGGTGCCAGCGGCATCCGCTACCTCGTCGACCCCCGCGTCGTCGACGGCACCGCCTGGATCACCGGCGCCGACGCCGAGGGCCGGCACGTGTTCGACCTCGTCGCCGGGCGCGACTTCACCCCCGACGGGTTCGTGGAGGCCGCCGAGGTCAAGGCCGGCGACCCCGCCCCCGACGGTTCCGGTCCGCTGGAACTGGCCCGCGGCATCGAGATCGCGCACATCTTCGCCCTGGGCCGCCGCTTCGCCCAGGCCCTCGACCTCAAGGTCCTCGACGAGAACGGCAAGCAGGTCGTCGTCACCATGGGCTCCTACGGCGTGGGCGTGACCCGCGCCCTGGCCTGCGTGGCCGAGGGCAACCACGACGAGAAGGGCCTCGTGTGGCCGCGGGCGCTGGCTCCCGCCGACGTCCACGTCGTCGCCACCGGCAAGGACCCGGAGATCTTCGCCACCGCCGAGCGCCTCGCCGGGGAACTGGTCGCCCAGGGGCTCGAGGTCCTCTACGACGACCGCCCGAAGGTGTCGCCGGGCGTGAAGTTCAAGGACGCCGAGCTCATCGGGGTCCCCACGATCCTCGTCGTCGGCAAGGGCCTCGCCGAGGGGCTCGTGGAGCTGAAGGACCGCCGCAGCGGCGACTCCGAGCAGGTCGCCCTGGACGACGCGGTCAGCCGCGTCGCCACCGCCGTCCGCGGCTGA
- a CDS encoding DUF4439 domain-containing protein, with protein sequence MPAPPPAPHRPPTRRSALRGALAGLGVLAAAGCGVRWAPGAEVTPTAQRGPDDDAREAAVADTRDLLGLLLPAARGAAPLQAVAASAVAVCEAHLRALGEHDLEVTATVTETSAPSSAPGGAPAAGGGTSPVDPAAVLDRLVSAAGAALAGATATAAAPSGGMARLLASLGASRAVLADDVSAATGVPAGDVPLPAPAGDVDDPPAADPSRTGTAALQAALAGEHAAVFALALVQGRLSGPRRDEAAAELVAHRVARDDLVDLLVARDANPVQAEAGYDVQAPTAAAAAAVVAAVDEGLARAHADVVAADATARVPAARALLLSARAARRWGSTVTAFPGMPELGEDGTAAPSATSTAVATSTSPATP encoded by the coding sequence GTGCCCGCACCGCCCCCCGCCCCCCACCGGCCCCCGACCCGCCGCAGCGCCCTGCGCGGCGCGCTCGCGGGCCTGGGGGTCCTCGCCGCGGCGGGGTGCGGCGTGCGCTGGGCCCCCGGCGCCGAGGTCACCCCGACGGCGCAGCGCGGGCCCGACGACGACGCCCGCGAGGCCGCCGTCGCCGACACCCGGGACCTGCTGGGCCTGCTGCTGCCGGCCGCGCGCGGGGCCGCGCCGCTGCAGGCCGTCGCCGCGAGCGCCGTGGCCGTCTGCGAGGCGCACCTGCGGGCCCTGGGCGAGCACGACCTCGAGGTCACCGCGACCGTCACCGAGACCAGCGCCCCGAGCAGCGCCCCGGGCGGCGCCCCCGCCGCGGGCGGCGGGACCTCCCCGGTGGACCCCGCCGCGGTCCTGGACCGGCTGGTCTCCGCGGCGGGCGCGGCGCTGGCGGGCGCGACGGCCACCGCCGCCGCTCCCAGCGGCGGGATGGCGCGCCTGCTGGCCTCCCTCGGCGCCTCCCGCGCGGTGCTGGCCGACGACGTGAGCGCCGCGACCGGGGTCCCGGCCGGGGACGTGCCCCTGCCCGCGCCCGCCGGCGACGTCGACGACCCCCCGGCGGCGGACCCCTCGCGCACGGGCACCGCGGCGCTGCAGGCGGCGCTGGCCGGCGAGCACGCGGCGGTGTTCGCGCTGGCCCTCGTCCAGGGGCGCCTGAGCGGGCCCCGCCGGGACGAGGCGGCCGCGGAGCTCGTCGCCCACCGCGTCGCCCGCGACGACCTCGTCGACCTCCTCGTCGCCCGGGACGCGAACCCGGTGCAGGCCGAGGCGGGCTACGACGTGCAGGCGCCCACGGCCGCGGCCGCGGCCGCCGTGGTCGCCGCGGTGGACGAGGGGCTGGCCCGCGCCCACGCCGACGTCGTCGCCGCGGACGCGACGGCCCGGGTCCCGGCGGCCCGCGCCCTGCTGCTGAGCGCCCGCGCGGCCCGGCGGTGGGGGTCGACGGTCACCGCGTTCCCCGGGATGCCCGAGCTCGGCGAGGACGGCACCGCCGCGCCGAGCGCCACGTCCACCGCCGTGGCCACGTCGACGTCTCCCGCCACCCCCTGA
- the nusA gene encoding transcription termination factor NusA — protein MNIDMAALRMLEREREIPFETLVRTIEQALLVAYHRTEHEDHKAHPDARVELDRASGEVRVLAKERDDAGLVVGEFDDTPSGFGRIAATTARQVILQRLRDAEDDAVIGEYAQTEGEIVSGVVQQGRDPRMVQVDLGSLEGVLPPQEQVPGEKYEHGSRLRCFVVSVKKGPKGPQVVLSRSHPQLVKKLFALEVPEIADGTVQITALSREAGHRSKMAVRATRGGVNAKGACIGPMGQRVRAVMAELRGEKIDIVDHSDDPAQFVGNALSPARVSSVEVVDLAARSARVIVPDYQLSLAIGKEGQNARLAAKLTGWRIDIRPDTEPTAGGPGRDSTGER, from the coding sequence GTGAACATCGACATGGCCGCGCTGCGGATGCTGGAGCGGGAGAGGGAGATCCCGTTCGAGACCCTCGTGCGGACGATCGAGCAGGCCCTGCTCGTGGCCTACCACCGCACCGAGCACGAGGACCACAAGGCCCACCCCGACGCCCGGGTGGAGCTCGACCGCGCCAGCGGCGAGGTCCGGGTCCTGGCCAAGGAGCGCGACGACGCCGGTCTGGTCGTCGGCGAGTTCGACGACACCCCCTCCGGCTTCGGCCGGATCGCGGCGACGACGGCCCGCCAGGTCATCCTGCAGCGGTTGCGCGACGCCGAGGACGACGCCGTCATCGGCGAGTACGCCCAGACGGAGGGCGAGATCGTCTCCGGCGTGGTCCAGCAGGGCCGCGACCCGCGCATGGTCCAGGTCGACCTCGGCTCCCTGGAGGGCGTCCTGCCCCCCCAGGAGCAGGTGCCGGGGGAGAAGTACGAGCACGGCAGCCGCCTGCGCTGCTTCGTCGTGAGCGTGAAGAAGGGCCCCAAGGGGCCCCAGGTCGTGCTCAGCCGCTCGCACCCGCAGCTGGTGAAGAAGCTGTTCGCGCTGGAGGTCCCCGAGATCGCCGACGGCACGGTGCAGATCACCGCGCTCTCGCGCGAGGCCGGGCACCGCTCCAAGATGGCCGTGCGCGCCACCCGCGGCGGGGTCAACGCCAAGGGCGCCTGCATCGGCCCGATGGGGCAGCGGGTGCGCGCGGTGATGGCGGAGCTGCGCGGGGAGAAGATCGACATCGTCGACCACAGCGACGACCCGGCGCAGTTCGTCGGCAACGCGCTGTCGCCGGCCCGGGTCAGCTCCGTGGAGGTCGTCGACCTCGCGGCGCGTTCCGCGCGCGTGATCGTGCCGGACTACCAGCTGTCGCTGGCCATCGGCAAGGAGGGGCAGAACGCCCGCCTGGCCGCCAAGCTGACCGGCTGGCGCATCGACATCCGGCCCGACACCGAGCCCACCGCGGGTGGACCGGGTCGAGACTCCACGGGCGAGCGCTGA